The Actinomycetota bacterium genome segment AGCGGCCGGGTTCGTCCGGGGGAGGCCGTGAGGCGGTTGGGCGTGCGCGCGATCAGAAGGCCGCTCGGCCGCAGCACGCGCAGCGCCTCGTCCATGAGCGGGCGCGGATCGGCCAGACGCTCCACCAGTCCCGCGCAGACGACCGCGTCGAATGAGTGCTGGGGCTCGTCGCATTGCGGGGGCCGGGCCGCACGGAAGACGAGCCGGTCGGACCGGAACGTGCGCCGTGCGAGTTCCAGGGCCGAGTTGTCCTGGTCCACGCCCACCACCCGGCACCCGGCCGCGGTCAGGACGGCCGATCCCAGGCCGTCACCACAGCCGAGATCCAGCACGCGGTGCCGCCCCTGCCGCACGCATTCCAGCCCGGCCCACCGGTAGAAGGCCTCGGTGCGGCGCTGCCGGTAGGGTTCCACCGGACTCCACGCCTCCGCGGTCAGCACGCGCAGGTGGGGGCCGGTGGTGGTCATGTCCGGGAGTGTAGCGGCGGGTCGGTTGCGCCCATAGGAACTGCGCACGCTCATGGGTGCCCAGGGCAGGAGCTACGTTGGTAGATGTGGACGCGTTGCGCGAACAGATTCAGCGGGACATCGAGGCTGCCTAGGGTTGCTTTCCGGATGGTTCGATCGGATCTGATCCCTTGAAGGCTCGGTCGTCCCGGGCGGGCGGGTTCATGGCGTCGTGCGTCGGAGCCTCTTCTTCAGCCCGAAGCCTCCCGACGTCATCGTCGCGAGCAGCAGGGCTATCACGGCGCTTGTCGGAAGGAGGTCCTTGTCTTTTACTGGGCTTGCACTAGCGGGCAGTACCTGGTCCACGAAAGGTGGTTCCGCTTGGCTCGGATCACCCGGATCGCCCGCGCCCGATCGGGTACCGGCAACGGTTGACGCCGACGAAGGGCTAGCGGACACAGAAGCCGGGCGGGCCTTCAGGCCCGCTCCGGATCTGGCCTGCTGCTCCTTCGATCGGCCCGGCGAGGCAGAACCGCCGCCGGGTGCGTACCCGCCGGCGGCATCGTCCTTCCATGCGTATGCCGCGCCCTGAGCGTAGATGGGACCCTCACCCACGTCTTTGAATGATGCGCCCACCACAGCGGTGCCGCGATCCACCGCTACGCTGACTCCAAAGAGGTCGCCCTTGTCCCCGTCTGCTGCGGTCAGCTTTGTTTGCTCGGTCCAAGTTTCTCCGGTCCGGTTGAACACATAGGCAGCTCCGTCGTTGTCGTCAGGTCTGTCGGGCGATTTGTCGTGAAATTGCGCTCCCACCACGACGGTGTCGCCCGACACGGCCACAGATCGCCCGAAGGCGTCCCTTGCTCGTCCGTCCGAAGCTGTGAGCTTTTTCTGCTCCGCCCAGTCGCCGCCGGTCCGGGTGAACACGTAGGCAGCGCCCTGGTCGGCGTAGGTGACGTCGGCGAATAGGGCCCCCACGACCACTGTCTGGCCCGAAATCCCCACCCAGAAGCCGAACCGGTCTCCGGCGGCTCGGTCCGATGCCGTGAGCTTCTCCTGCTGGGTCCAGGTCCCCCCGGTCCGGGTGAACACGTAGGCCGAGCCGGCGCCGCTGTCCCCATAGGCCCCGACGACGGCGGTGTCGCCGTCGACCCCGACCTTGAAGCCGAATCCGTTGCCGACGTAGCCGTCCGAAGGGATCAGTTCCGCCTGCTGGGTCCAGGTTCCGCCGCTCCGGGCGAACACGTAGGCGGAGCCCTCGGGGGGGACACCGAACTCCTCTCCATGGAACCAGGTGCCCACGACGACAACGTCACCCGACACCTCGACCGAGATCCCGAACCAGTCCAGGGAAAACCCGTTCGAGGAGGTCAACTTGGCCTGCTCGGTCCAGGTTCCGCCCGTTCGAGTGAAAACGTACGCGGAACCCTGATCGACGTTGATGCCGACGTCGTCCCAGCAGGCGCCCACCACGATGGTGTCGCCGGAGATCGCGACCGACCAGCCGAACCTGTCTCCGGGCCCCCCGTCCGAGGGTGTGAGCTTGGCCTGCTCGACCCACTTGTCACCCGCTCGCGTGAACACGTAGGCCGCGCCGACTCGCGGGTTGCCGTGCATGCCGGGCGCCCCGACCACAGCGGTGTCCCCGGACACGTCTACATGGTTTCCGAAGTGGCCCAGGACGGCTCCGTCCGAAGCGGTCAGCTTGACCAGCTCTTCCGTAGCCGTCGCGCTAGGTATGGGGAGGAGCAAGCCGGCCGTGAGGCAAAGGCTGAGAGCAAACGCCCTGAGAGCAGGGCGGGAACCGAGTGACGGTTTCATCGTCATGATCCTCCATCCGCGAACGCCGGCACCCTGGTCGAACTCATTGGGGCTGTCGAATCCCTCGTCACCCCGGGGGTCGCCTTTGCTCATGTGTCTCCTCCCTGCCCTCTAGCGTCCACGCCAGATCGTTTCCGCCATCCTGGGGGCGATCCCAGGGCGCAACATCCGTGAGCTCACGGATGTTCGGGGACGTGGGGGCATGCGACGATCCACCCATGAGGATCGAGATCACGATCGAGCCGGGTGACCCGCCGTCCGGGCGAGCGCGGTCGTCCGGTCGTCCGGTCGAGTTCGTCGGCTGGCTAGGGCTGCTGGCCGCCCTGGAGGGATTCGTGTCCCAGGCGGGCGACGACCCCGGCCAGCTCGATCCGGGAGGCGAGACCGAGCTTCTGGAAGACGTGTGAGAGGTGGGTCTCGACCGTCCGGCGGGAGATGAACAGGCGCCGGCCTATCTCCGGATTGGACAGCCCACTCGCCGCCAGCCCGGCGAC includes the following:
- a CDS encoding class I SAM-dependent methyltransferase; the protein is MTTTGPHLRVLTAEAWSPVEPYRQRRTEAFYRWAGLECVRQGRHRVLDLGCGDGLGSAVLTAAGCRVVGVDQDNSALELARRTFRSDRLVFRAARPPQCDEPQHSFDAVVCAGLVERLADPRPLMDEALRVLRPSGLLIARTPNRLTASPGRTRPL
- a CDS encoding FG-GAP repeat protein; protein product: MSKGDPRGDEGFDSPNEFDQGAGVRGWRIMTMKPSLGSRPALRAFALSLCLTAGLLLPIPSATATEELVKLTASDGAVLGHFGNHVDVSGDTAVVGAPGMHGNPRVGAAYVFTRAGDKWVEQAKLTPSDGGPGDRFGWSVAISGDTIVVGACWDDVGINVDQGSAYVFTRTGGTWTEQAKLTSSNGFSLDWFGISVEVSGDVVVVGTWFHGEEFGVPPEGSAYVFARSGGTWTQQAELIPSDGYVGNGFGFKVGVDGDTAVVGAYGDSGAGSAYVFTRTGGTWTQQEKLTASDRAAGDRFGFWVGISGQTVVVGALFADVTYADQGAAYVFTRTGGDWAEQKKLTASDGRARDAFGRSVAVSGDTVVVGAQFHDKSPDRPDDNDGAAYVFNRTGETWTEQTKLTAADGDKGDLFGVSVAVDRGTAVVGASFKDVGEGPIYAQGAAYAWKDDAAGGYAPGGGSASPGRSKEQQARSGAGLKARPASVSASPSSASTVAGTRSGAGDPGDPSQAEPPFVDQVLPASASPVKDKDLLPTSAVIALLLATMTSGGFGLKKRLRRTTP